The segment CGGCAGCAGGGCCGGATCCGTGGGGCGGATCGCCTCGTGGGCCTCCTGGGCGTTCTTGGCGGAGGATTTGTATTTCCGCAGGGTCTTGGGGAGGTATTCCGCGCCGTAACGCTCCTTGATCAAGGTGCGCATGGCGTTGACCGCTTCGCTGGCCAACTGCACCGAGTCGGTACGCATGTAGGTGATGAGACCCACGGTCTCCTGGCTGCCGTCCGGGGTGGTGATCTCGACCCCTTCGTAGAGCTTCTGGGCCACCATCATGGTCTGACGGGCGGAAAAACCCAGCTTGCGGGAGGCCTCCTGCTGCAAAGTCGAGGTGATGAACGGCGGCGACGGATTGCGCGCCACCCGTTTTTTCTCCACGGCGGCCACATGCAGCGGTTGGTTTTCGATGGCGCGCACCAGTTGTTCGGCACGGGTGGCGTTGTGGATGTCGAAGCGGTTGAGTTTTTTGCCTTCGGCGGCCACCAGACGGCCCACGAAAGGACGGGATTCGGCTCCCGGAACCGAACGGATCACGTCGGCGGAGATGCTCCAGTATTCCCGGGTCTTGAAGGCGCGGATTTCATTTTCCCGCTCGCAGATCAGCCGCAGGGCCACGGATTGCACCCGACCGGCGGAAAGTCCACGGCGTACCTTCTTCCACAACAAGGGGCTGAGATTGAATCCCACCAGATAATCCAGGGCACGCCGGGCCTGCTGGGCGTTGACCAGATTCATGTCGATGTCCCGGGGGTTGGCAACCGCCTCCAGGATGGCCTTTTTGGTGATTTCGTGGAACACCACCCGTTTGCAGGGGATGTCGGCGATCTCTTTTTTCGATCTCAAGGTCTCCAGCACATGCCAGGAGATGGCTTCCCCTTCGCGATCCGGGTCGGTGGCCAGCAGCAGCATGTCGGCATCCTTGGCAGCCCGGGTCAATTCGGTGACATGCTTGGTCGAGTCGCTGGAAACCTCGTAGCGCATCTGGAACTGGTTGTCCGTATCCACGGAACCATCCTTGGAGGGCAGATCCCGGATGTGTCCATAGGTGGCGGCGACGGCATACTCTTTGCCGAGAAATTTGTTGATCGTCTTGGCCTTGGCCGGAGACTCCACGATTACGAGAGTGGTCATGAATACGGGTGTCGCATTTTTCAAGGAGTGAACGAGGAACCATCCGGCAAAGAGCGAAGCTTTTGATCACGGGCGGTTGGTGATGGTGTATCGACCGCCCGGCAGGCGCTGCACCAGTCCGGAAAGTTCAAGTTGCAGTAAGATGCGTGAAAGCGCGGCCACTGTCAATTGACAACACCGGGCCAGATCATCTTCCTGGGTCGCGCCAGCCTGGATGTGGGTCAGGATGGTGGCCACCTCGGCGGACAGACCAGAAGTCTGCGGGAGCGGGGTGGATTCGGCAAGGGGTTCCAGGGGCGGCGAGGACCAGTGGAGCTCCTCCAGGATGTCATCGATCCCTTCCACCAGTTTGGCTCCCTGACGCAACAGGGCGTGGGTGCCGCGGGTATTGGGATCGTTGGGGGGGCCGGGAACGGCGAATACCTCTCTGCCTTGTTCCAGGGCCGCGTGGGCGGTGATCAGGGAACCGGACCGTTCCGGCGCCTCGACGATCACCACACCCCGGGCCAGCCCGGACAGAATGCGCGCCCGGGGCGGAAAGGCCCAGGGAACCGGCAGCAATCCCAAAGGGGCTTCGCTCACCAGACAACCGTGACCGGCAATGAACCGTTGCAACTCCCGGTGTTCCCCGGGATGAAAAATATCAAGTCCGGTGGCCAGCACCCCGATGGTGGGACCGGGAGCCTCCAGGGCGCCCCGATGGGCGGCGGCATCGATACCCAAAGAGAGTCCGCTGA is part of the Magnetococcales bacterium genome and harbors:
- the dprA gene encoding DNA-protecting protein DprA, which gives rise to MDSELLIDWLRLVRSPGIGPATIGHLIRHLGSPEALLTATRPKLSAIPGIRPGVIRQLERFRREIPSQPMARELERLHAIGGRMLIPGTPDYPPLLAAIHDPPPALFVLGNATLLHDTGVTITGTRKASGRGQIFTVELARDLTRAGIVIISGLSLGIDAAAHRGALEAPGPTIGVLATGLDIFHPGEHRELQRFIAGHGCLVSEAPLGLLPVPWAFPPRARILSGLARGVVIVEAPERSGSLITAHAALEQGREVFAVPGPPNDPNTRGTHALLRQGAKLVEGIDDILEELHWSSPPLEPLAESTPLPQTSGLSAEVATILTHIQAGATQEDDLARCCQLTVAALSRILLQLELSGLVQRLPGGRYTITNRP